GATCATCGGGCTGTGCATGGTCACCCCGGCCGGAGTGTGGGACCTGGGCCGGGTGGCGGCGTCGGCAGCCGGCCCCGACTTGCGACAGCTGGCGATCGGGTCGGAGGGCGTGCTCGGCGTCATCACCAAGGTGCGACTGCGCGTGCATCGCAAGCCCGAGACCACGCGCTACGAGGCGTGGTCGTTCCCGGACTTCGCGACCGGCGTCGCGGCGCTGCGCGCGGTCACCCAGGCCGGTACCGGGCCTACCGTGGTGCGCCTTTCCGACGAGGCCGAAACCGGGGTCAACTTGGCCACCCACGAATCGATCGGCGAAGAACAGGCCGCCGGCGGGTGTTTGGGGCTGACGCTGTTCGAGGGCACCCCGGAGCACGCCGAGAGCAGGCATGCGGAGACGCGGGCGGTGCTGGAGGCCCACGGCGGAAAGTCGTTGGGCGAGGAGCCTGCCCGGACATGGGAGCATGGCAGGTTCAGCGCCCCTTACCTGCGCGACTCGCTGCTGGCCGCCGGTGCGCTGTGCGAAACGCTGGAAACCGCCACCGATTGGTCCAACATCGCGGCACTTAAGGCTGCGGTCACCGAGGCGCTGACCAGCTCGCTGGGCGAATCCGGCACACCCGCGCTGGTGATGTGCCATGTATCGCACGTCTACCCGACCGGGGCGTCGCTGTATTTCACCGTTGTGGCGGGGCAGCGCGGAAACCCGATCGAGCAGTGGTTCGCGGCCAAGCGGGCCGCATGCGATGCCATCATGGCCGCCGGGGGAACGATCACCCACCATCACGCGGTCGGCGCCGATCACCGGGCCTGGATGCAAGACGAGGTCGGCGAGCTTGGTGTGCAGGTACTGCGGGCGGTCAAAGCGACACTGGACCCAGCCGGAATCCTCAACCCCGGCAAGCTGATTCCGTGACCCGAAAGGATCCTGCCACCGGTCCGATGGGCCGACGCGAGATCGGCAGGGTGACCGCGCTGACCAATCCGATGTCCGGACATGGGGCCGCGATCGAGGCGGCACAACGGGCGATCGCCCGGCTGCATCACCGCGGTGTCGAGGTCGTCGAGATCATCGGCGACGACGCCCAGGATGCCCGTCATCTGGTTGCCGCCGCGCTGGACAAGGGCACCGACGCCGTCATGGTCACCGGCGGCGACGGCGTCATCTCTAACGCACTGCAGGTGCTGGCGGGCACCGACGTTCCGCTCGGCATCATCCCGGCGGGCACGGGCAACGACCACGCCCGCGAATTCGGCATTCCCACCAAGGATCCCGTGGCCGCCGCGGACATCGTGGTGGACGGCTGTACGGAAACCATTGACCTGGGCCGGATCACCGGCCAGGACGGCTTCCAGAAGTGGTTCGGCACCGTGGCGGCGACCGGATTCGATTCGCTGGTCACCGACCGGGCCAACCGAATGACCTGGCCGCACGGCCGGCTGCGGTACTACATCGCGATGATGGCCGAGCTGTCGCAGTTGCGCCTGCTGCCGTTCCGGTTGGTGCTCGACGGCAAACAGCAGATCGAGGCCGATCTAACGATGACGGCGTTCGGCAACACCCGCAGTTACGGCGGCGGAATGCTGATCTGCCCCAACGCAGACCGCGCCGACGGCCTGCTCGACCTCACCATGGTCAAATCGGAATCGCGCACGAAGCTGATCCGCTTCTTCCCCACCGCCATCAGGGGCACCCATATCGAACTCGACGAGGTGACCACCGCGCGGGCCAGCACGGTCGAAGTCGAGTGCCCCGGGATCAACGTCTACGCCGACGGCGACTTCGCCTGTCCGTTGCCGGCTGAGATCTCGGCGATCCCGGCCGCACTTCAGGTGCTACGCCCGAACCACACCTAGAGGCGTCGGCAAGGCAACCCAAATCCGGGTAGGCGGGTCTGGCACGACTTACGCATATCTCACACATGTTTCAAGCGGAAGTCTTAGAGTCGGCTGAATGTCCTATGTCAATGCAGCACCCCAGATCGTGGGTGCAATCGCCGGGGATTTGGCCAACATCGGATCGCAGATCGGCGCCGCCAATGCAGCTGCGCAGGGCGCGACGACCGCCATCGCGGCGGCCGGCGCCGACCAAGTCTCAGCGGCCATCGCAGCAGTGTTCAGTGGGCACGCTCAGGCCTATCAAGCCGTGGCAGCACAGGCCACGGCGTTTCATGACCAGTTCGTGCAGTTGTTGTCGACCAGTGCCCGGTCATATGCGAACGCCGAGGCCGTAAACGTCCAACAAATTGTGCTGTCCGCGATCAACGCACCCACCGAGACACTGCTGGGCCGCCCACTGATCGGCAACGGTGCGAACGCCGCGGCCGGCAGCGGCGCCGCTGGTGGTGCCGGCGGAATATTGATCGGTAACGGCGGTAACGGCGGATCCGGCGGGGTCGGACTGGCCGGCGGGCCCGGCGGGGCCGCGGGGCTTTTCGGCACCGGCGGAGCCGGCGGTCAAGGCGGGCCGGGCATGGCTGGTGGCACTGGTGGCGCCGGCGGGATGCTTTACGGGAACGGCGGGGCGGGTGGCGCCGGTGGCATCGCCGGGCCGGCCGGGGCCGGTGGCATCGGCGGCAACGGCGGCAACGCCGGCTGTTGGGGCAATGGTGGAGCGGCAGGCGCCGGAGGGCTCGGCGCGGCCGGCGGTATTGGCGGCACCGGTGGCCAGCTGGTCGGTGATGGCGGAGCCGGCGGAGCGGGTGGTGCCGGGGCGGCCGGTGGCGGCACCGGCGGGGCGGGTGGCGCCGGCGGCAACGCGGTGGGCGTCTGGGGCAACGGCGGAGCCGGCGGATCCGGCGGTACCGGCGGCACCGGTGCCGCAGGCACCAACCCGACTCTGCAGCCCCCGGTGACCTCTGCGGCCAACGGCACCGACAACAGCGGCAATACCACTGGCCAAGCCGGCGGCGACGCCGCCAGCGGAACCTTGGCCGGACAGGCCGGTGGAGTCGGCGGCAATGGCGGCCTTATTTCCTCTGACCAAAGCGTGACGGGCGGCAACGCAGGCAAGGGCGGTGATGGCGGTCTCGGCGCGCCAGGCGGTGCCGGCGGGGTCGGCGGCAGCGCCACCTCCCGTTTCGACACAGCCATTGGTGGTACCGGGGGCAACGGCGGCGACGGCGGTGTCGGCGCGCCAGGCGGCCCCGGAGGTGCGGGTGGCACCGCCAACTGTTTTTCGTCGGCCGGCAAAGCCGGGACCGGCGGCCACGGCGGCGACGGCGGCACCGGCGCGCCGGGCGGTGCGGGGGGCGGGGGCGGCGCCGGAATCTCAAATGCGGCCGGCGGTCTCGGCGGTAACGGCGGAAATGGCGGCGGCGGCGTGGCGGGCAGCACCGGCGGCCACGGTGGAGTGGGCGGAGTCGGCGGACGCGGCGGCTTCCTGGTCGGCGACGGTGGTGCCGGTGGTATCGGAGGCGCCGGGGGCACCGGAGGCGCAGGTGCGGCCGGCGCGGTGGGCGGTGCCGGCGGCAACGGTGGTAGTGCGGTCCAGTCGAACATTAACGGCGGCAACGGAGGCACGGGTGGGGACGGCGGCACCGGCGGCGACGGCGGCATGGGTGGTGACGGTGCGGACGGCGGCGCCGGCGGCGCGGGCGGGCTGTTTGGCCACACCGGTAGCACCGGAGCCGGCGGAATGGGCGGCACCGGCGGGGCCGGGGGCACCGGCGGAAACGGTGGCGCCGGTGGCAATGGCGGCCCGTCCCACGGCCCCGGGGCGCCCGGCGGCGTAGGCGGCGTCGGCGGCGACGGCGCAGCCGGCGGAAACGGCGGTGTCGGGGGCTCCGGTGCCGCCGGCAGCGCTGGCACCGGGGCGACCGGTCTTGGCGGCGCACACGGTGACAGCGGCGCACACGGCATGCACGGCTGATCGTGTAGCCGGTGCGCGGGACGCGTCGCGTTCAGCATGTCGAGTTCTCGCGAGACACCGATATCGCGAGCGGTGTATGCAAAGGCAACGTCGATATGCCGGTGTCAGCCAAGCCCGTTGGGTGACGCCGAGCAGACGTAAAAGCACCGTGGAACAGCTGTTCCACGGTGCTTTTACGTCTGCTCGCGGGACCCGGGCTAGCCGACGCCGCGGCTGAGCCAGGTCAACTCGCCGGCGTCGCCGCCGTCGCGATACGGCTCCAGCGCCTCGTCCCACGCAGTGCCCAGCACCGAATCCAGCTCGGCGGCAAGGGTATCGGCTCCCTGGGCCATCATCGTGCGCAGCCGCATCTCCCCGACCATGATGTCGCCGTTGGCGCTCATCGCGCCGCTCCACAGACCAAGCTGCGGGGTATGGCAGAACCGGTGGCCGTCGACGCCGGGACTGGGGTCCTCGGTGACTTCGAACCGCAGAACCGACCATGAGCGCAACGCGTTCGCCAATCGGGAGCCAGTCCCCACGGGACCCACCCAGTTGGTGACCGCGCGCAACTGCCCGGGCATGGCCGGCTGCGGAGTCCACACCAAATTCGCCTTGGCTTGCAAGGTCGACGACAACGCCCACTCGACATGCGGGCACACCGCCGCTGGCGAGGCGTGGACGTACACCACGCCGGCCGTCACGTCGGCAAACTGATTCGACGCACGCATCTTCTTGCTCCTTCGGTTCCACGAGGGACGTCTTCCCCAACGACCTGGTGAACCCGAGCAAGCAACGTGCCTGAGATGCCTACGCAACTATTTGTGTGTCGTGCGTGTCTATTGTGCCCTGTGAGACCCGTGTTGCGCTAGTGTGCGTTTTCCCTTTTGAGCCCTAACTCGATTTTCTGGGACCCTAAGCCGCGAATTCTGCCAGCACCGCGTCGGAAAGCGCAGGCCAGGGCGCCAGCGCCCACTCACCGAAATCTCGGTCGGTGAGCACCACCAACGCCAGGTCCGCCTGGGGATCCGCCCATACGAAACCACCCGACTGGCCGAAGTGACCAAACGTGCGCACCGAGTTGCGCGCTCCCGTCCAGTGCGGCGACTTGGAGTCGCGCAGCTCGAAGCCCAGGGCCCAATCGTTGGGCCGCTGTACGCCGTAGCCGGGCAGTACCCCGTTGAGGCCGGGGAATTGGACGTCGATGGCCTGCGCGTGCATCTGGGCCGACACCGTGACCGGACGCAGCAGATCGCCGGCGAACGACGCTAGGTCGTCGACCGTCGAGGTGGCTCCGTAACCGGCCTCGGGGGCGCCGCCGTCGAGGCGGGTGGTCGTCATGCCCAGTGGCGCGCATACCGCTTCGGTGAAGTAGCGGCCGAACTCGATCCCCGATTCGCGCTCGATGGTTTCGGCCAGCACGGCGAACCCGTAGTTGGAATACATTCGGCGGGTACCGGGCTTCGCGAGCACATCGCCGGTCAGCATGGCCAGTCCCGATGCGTGCGCCAACAGGTGACGGACGGTGGACCCAGGCGGTCCGGCTTCGGTGTCGAGATCGACGACGCCCTCCTCGACGGCGATCTGCGCGGCGCGCGCCACCAACGGCTTGGTCACCGATGCGAGCGCGAACACCCGCGCGGTGTCGCCGTGTCTGGCCAGCACCCCGTCCGGGCCGACGACCGCCGCGGCGGCGTTCGGGACCGGCCAGTCCTCGAGGGCATCGAGGGGCGCCGTCATTTGCGGGCGATGTAGAAGTAGTTGAACGGGTCCGATTCGATCTCAGCCACCTCCACGTCCTCGAAGCCCGCGTCCGCGAGCATCGACGTGGCCAACTGCCGCCCCCACACCGCGCCGAGTCCGGCCCCGTCCAGCGCCAGTGACACCGTCATGCAGTGCATCAGCGACGTCGTGTAGAGGTAGCTGCCCATCGGGTGGCCGATGTTCTCCTCCACTCGGCTGGACGCCTTGACGTCCGCCATCAACAGCACGCCGCCAGGTCGCAGCGAGCGGTGGATGTTCTCCAGCACGCGTGCGGGCTGCGCCTGGTCGTGGATGGTGTCGAAGGCGGTGATCACGTCATAGGCATCAACTTTGTCCAGCCGGGTCAGATCGTGACTCTCGAAGCTCGAATTGTTCAGACCCAGGCGTGCGGCCTCGGCGACGCCGGCGGCGATGGCCTCGTCGGAGAAGTCGATTCCGGTGAAGCGG
The nucleotide sequence above comes from Mycobacterium vicinigordonae. Encoded proteins:
- a CDS encoding FAD-binding oxidoreductase, which gives rise to MKWNAWGDPAAAKPLSEAIRGMLKQVVGLEDSDEVELEADQVRLRPSALSPADQDALAKIVGAEFFRTDDRDRLLRAGGKSTPDMLRRKETGVQNAPDAVLIPGDDQAVLEVLRYCSEHGIAIVPFGGGTNVTGGLDPVRGRFDAVISLDLRRFDELHSLDEVSGIAELGAGVTGPDAERLLGEHGFSLGHFPQSFEYATIGGFAATRSSGQDSAGYGRFNDMIIGLCMVTPAGVWDLGRVAASAAGPDLRQLAIGSEGVLGVITKVRLRVHRKPETTRYEAWSFPDFATGVAALRAVTQAGTGPTVVRLSDEAETGVNLATHESIGEEQAAGGCLGLTLFEGTPEHAESRHAETRAVLEAHGGKSLGEEPARTWEHGRFSAPYLRDSLLAAGALCETLETATDWSNIAALKAAVTEALTSSLGESGTPALVMCHVSHVYPTGASLYFTVVAGQRGNPIEQWFAAKRAACDAIMAAGGTITHHHAVGADHRAWMQDEVGELGVQVLRAVKATLDPAGILNPGKLIP
- a CDS encoding diacylglycerol kinase, which codes for MGRREIGRVTALTNPMSGHGAAIEAAQRAIARLHHRGVEVVEIIGDDAQDARHLVAAALDKGTDAVMVTGGDGVISNALQVLAGTDVPLGIIPAGTGNDHAREFGIPTKDPVAAADIVVDGCTETIDLGRITGQDGFQKWFGTVAATGFDSLVTDRANRMTWPHGRLRYYIAMMAELSQLRLLPFRLVLDGKQQIEADLTMTAFGNTRSYGGGMLICPNADRADGLLDLTMVKSESRTKLIRFFPTAIRGTHIELDEVTTARASTVEVECPGINVYADGDFACPLPAEISAIPAALQVLRPNHT
- a CDS encoding PE family protein, yielding MSYVNAAPQIVGAIAGDLANIGSQIGAANAAAQGATTAIAAAGADQVSAAIAAVFSGHAQAYQAVAAQATAFHDQFVQLLSTSARSYANAEAVNVQQIVLSAINAPTETLLGRPLIGNGANAAAGSGAAGGAGGILIGNGGNGGSGGVGLAGGPGGAAGLFGTGGAGGQGGPGMAGGTGGAGGMLYGNGGAGGAGGIAGPAGAGGIGGNGGNAGCWGNGGAAGAGGLGAAGGIGGTGGQLVGDGGAGGAGGAGAAGGGTGGAGGAGGNAVGVWGNGGAGGSGGTGGTGAAGTNPTLQPPVTSAANGTDNSGNTTGQAGGDAASGTLAGQAGGVGGNGGLISSDQSVTGGNAGKGGDGGLGAPGGAGGVGGSATSRFDTAIGGTGGNGGDGGVGAPGGPGGAGGTANCFSSAGKAGTGGHGGDGGTGAPGGAGGGGGAGISNAAGGLGGNGGNGGGGVAGSTGGHGGVGGVGGRGGFLVGDGGAGGIGGAGGTGGAGAAGAVGGAGGNGGSAVQSNINGGNGGTGGDGGTGGDGGMGGDGADGGAGGAGGLFGHTGSTGAGGMGGTGGAGGTGGNGGAGGNGGPSHGPGAPGGVGGVGGDGAAGGNGGVGGSGAAGSAGTGATGLGGAHGDSGAHGMHG
- a CDS encoding DUF3145 domain-containing protein, translated to MRASNQFADVTAGVVYVHASPAAVCPHVEWALSSTLQAKANLVWTPQPAMPGQLRAVTNWVGPVGTGSRLANALRSWSVLRFEVTEDPSPGVDGHRFCHTPQLGLWSGAMSANGDIMVGEMRLRTMMAQGADTLAAELDSVLGTAWDEALEPYRDGGDAGELTWLSRGVG
- a CDS encoding serine hydrolase domain-containing protein, giving the protein MTAPLDALEDWPVPNAAAAVVGPDGVLARHGDTARVFALASVTKPLVARAAQIAVEEGVVDLDTEAGPPGSTVRHLLAHASGLAMLTGDVLAKPGTRRMYSNYGFAVLAETIERESGIEFGRYFTEAVCAPLGMTTTRLDGGAPEAGYGATSTVDDLASFAGDLLRPVTVSAQMHAQAIDVQFPGLNGVLPGYGVQRPNDWALGFELRDSKSPHWTGARNSVRTFGHFGQSGGFVWADPQADLALVVLTDRDFGEWALAPWPALSDAVLAEFAA